In Gimesia benthica, a single window of DNA contains:
- a CDS encoding NADH-quinone oxidoreductase subunit K — protein MILLQATAVLHQNLMIGIILIAVGYLGMLLQRHRLATVFSLLIWLQGAGLMLAAFAEYQGSRAQTVFFLFVLFLVMLPAAALAVLSLRRKSPDAETDAPAETKSPVERGAGSGG, from the coding sequence ATGATCCTGTTGCAGGCCACCGCCGTCCTCCACCAGAATTTGATGATCGGGATCATCCTGATCGCAGTCGGCTACCTGGGAATGCTGCTGCAGCGGCATCGCCTGGCGACCGTCTTTTCGCTGCTGATCTGGCTGCAGGGAGCGGGCCTCATGCTGGCGGCCTTTGCAGAGTATCAGGGTTCGCGGGCACAAACGGTGTTTTTTCTGTTCGTCCTGTTTCTGGTGATGCTGCCGGCCGCTGCGCTGGCGGTACTCAGCCTGCGCCGTAAATCACCTGATGCTGAAACCGATGCCCCTGCGGAAACGAAGTCCCCCGTGGAAAGGGGGGCCGGGTCTGGTGGATAG
- a CDS encoding gamma-glutamylcyclotransferase family protein, with amino-acid sequence MNDESQTLIFVYGTLKRGFCRAPFLSDQQFLEEACTAPHYALYDCGAYPALVKDNTTGIRIQGELWRVDARGLELLDEVEGVAEQLYARESIELESPLISTGVHAYFYLHDVSQLPRLGDCWTRQT; translated from the coding sequence ATGAATGATGAATCACAGACTCTGATCTTCGTCTACGGTACTCTCAAGCGGGGGTTCTGTCGGGCTCCGTTTCTGTCTGATCAGCAGTTTCTGGAAGAAGCATGCACCGCGCCCCATTACGCACTCTATGATTGTGGCGCGTACCCCGCACTGGTGAAAGACAACACCACAGGCATCCGCATTCAGGGCGAACTGTGGCGCGTGGATGCACGGGGGCTGGAACTCCTTGATGAAGTCGAAGGGGTTGCCGAACAACTCTATGCCCGGGAAAGCATTGAACTCGAGTCGCCGCTGATTTCCACGGGAGTGCATGCTTACTTCTATCTGCATGATGTCTCGCAGCTGCCCCGTCTGGGAGATTGCTGGACCCGACAGACCTGA
- a CDS encoding FAD-dependent oxidoreductase has translation MAESQGNRIIVVGGVAGGASAAARARRCDERAEIILFEKDEYVSFANCGLPYFIGEEITERSKLLVATPELFRKRFNIDVRTRHLVQSVNVENKTVSVLNRESGEVSEEPWDRLILSTGAAPITPPLPGIESENVFTLRNLNDADAIKAFIAEHGCQKAVVVGAGFIGLEMVEQLHHLKLETDLVELQSQVLPPLDPEMARLVQNELTDHDIKVHLGTAVDTIQTENNTATGVELGNGTQIAADLVILGIGVSPAIELAQAAGIDIGERGGISVNDFMQTSHPDVYAVGDAVEYQHGVLETPQRIPLAGPANRAGRIAGQHAASTSADPMIAPMGTAIVRVFGITAAVTGLSKKFAERSQSKNRSIIIVGKHHAGYFPGAQQLFLKLTYDPETGRILGAQSVGREGVDKRIDVIATAMKFKGTVRDLAGVDLCYAPPFGSAKDPVHMAAFVACNDLDELTRIIEVDADLSGYQILDVRSQQEVDTFRFPEITHIPVDELRGRLDELDTSRSIITVCHSGMRAYIAARILQQSGFENVHNLTGGMLMQRFARPELFE, from the coding sequence ATGGCAGAGTCGCAGGGAAACAGAATCATCGTCGTCGGAGGAGTCGCGGGGGGCGCGAGTGCTGCAGCCCGGGCACGTCGCTGCGATGAACGCGCGGAAATTATTCTGTTTGAGAAAGACGAATACGTCTCTTTCGCCAACTGCGGTCTACCCTATTTTATCGGCGAGGAAATCACCGAACGCAGCAAGCTGCTCGTCGCGACACCCGAGCTGTTTCGAAAACGCTTTAACATCGATGTCCGTACCCGGCACCTGGTGCAATCAGTCAACGTCGAAAACAAAACCGTCTCGGTTCTGAATCGGGAATCAGGTGAGGTGAGCGAAGAGCCCTGGGATCGGCTGATTCTCTCTACCGGTGCGGCTCCGATCACGCCCCCCTTGCCGGGCATTGAATCCGAGAATGTATTCACACTCCGTAATCTGAACGACGCAGATGCCATCAAGGCCTTTATCGCGGAGCATGGCTGCCAGAAAGCGGTCGTCGTGGGGGCCGGCTTCATCGGGCTGGAGATGGTGGAACAGCTGCATCATCTGAAACTGGAGACAGATCTGGTCGAACTGCAGTCCCAGGTCCTGCCTCCACTCGATCCGGAAATGGCTCGCCTGGTTCAGAACGAACTGACCGATCACGACATCAAGGTGCATCTGGGAACAGCCGTCGATACGATTCAGACTGAAAACAACACAGCCACCGGAGTCGAACTCGGTAACGGAACGCAGATCGCTGCGGATCTGGTCATTCTGGGGATCGGCGTGTCCCCGGCGATTGAACTCGCCCAGGCTGCAGGGATTGACATCGGCGAACGGGGCGGAATTTCCGTGAATGACTTCATGCAGACATCGCATCCGGACGTTTACGCGGTCGGTGATGCCGTCGAATATCAGCACGGCGTTCTGGAAACACCCCAGCGCATACCGCTCGCCGGTCCCGCGAATCGCGCCGGTCGTATCGCCGGTCAACATGCCGCGAGCACGTCGGCCGACCCGATGATCGCCCCCATGGGAACGGCCATTGTCCGTGTCTTTGGCATCACCGCAGCGGTCACGGGTCTCAGTAAAAAGTTCGCGGAACGTAGTCAGAGTAAGAATCGTTCCATTATCATCGTCGGCAAACATCACGCCGGCTATTTCCCTGGCGCTCAGCAGCTGTTTCTCAAGCTGACTTACGATCCCGAAACAGGGCGGATCCTGGGCGCCCAGTCTGTCGGTCGTGAAGGTGTCGATAAACGTATCGACGTGATCGCCACCGCGATGAAGTTTAAAGGCACCGTCCGCGATCTGGCCGGCGTCGACCTCTGTTATGCTCCGCCCTTCGGTTCGGCCAAGGACCCGGTACACATGGCGGCGTTCGTCGCCTGCAACGACTTGGATGAACTGACCCGCATCATCGAAGTCGATGCCGACCTCTCTGGATATCAGATTCTCGATGTCCGTTCCCAACAGGAAGTTGACACGTTCCGCTTCCCCGAGATTACGCACATTCCCGTCGACGAACTCCGCGGTCGCCTGGATGAACTCGATACGTCGCGGTCGATCATCACCGTCTGCCATTCCGGGATGCGGGCTTATATCGCCGCCCGGATCCTGCAGCAGTCGGGTTTCGAGAACGTCCACAATCTCACCGGCGGCATGCTCATGCAACGCTTCGCCCGACCGGAGTTGTTTGAATAA
- a CDS encoding DUF1569 domain-containing protein translates to MSAPTKARRTVSYASLQEIADDAQRLHAAGAPTTGNWSQGQIYDHLARLMDGSLDGFDFTAAWPLRKISKWIFKPLIFKKGMPAGFKLKGDAGRVLLPDPVADQAGLDHLLQAIHRLQNESQRHPSPVLEELTREEWDLLHRRHAELHMSFIAEPEA, encoded by the coding sequence ATGTCTGCGCCGACCAAAGCCCGCAGAACCGTATCTTATGCGTCATTACAGGAAATTGCTGACGACGCACAACGTCTCCATGCTGCTGGTGCCCCTACCACGGGAAACTGGTCGCAGGGCCAGATCTATGATCATCTGGCACGATTGATGGATGGCTCTCTGGATGGCTTCGACTTCACCGCTGCCTGGCCATTGCGCAAGATTTCGAAGTGGATCTTCAAACCACTGATTTTCAAGAAAGGCATGCCCGCCGGTTTCAAATTGAAAGGGGATGCCGGCAGAGTCCTCCTTCCAGATCCAGTCGCAGACCAGGCGGGGCTTGATCATCTGCTGCAGGCGATTCACCGTCTCCAGAACGAATCGCAGCGTCACCCCAGTCCCGTTCTGGAGGAACTGACCCGTGAAGAGTGGGATCTGCTGCATCGTCGACACGCTGAGCTGCACATGAGTTTCATCGCCGAACCGGAAGCCTGA